One Mya arenaria isolate MELC-2E11 chromosome 5, ASM2691426v1 genomic window carries:
- the LOC128233756 gene encoding uncharacterized protein LOC128233756 has translation MFLYGHGIVPYITNVKITFSMLYIFACSTAYLHIPGDSFIFERDTPLILTCITAKNNSDIDFRFDNNLLGTCYHLFGCNNLGNTFTISAVTSTYHREYFLKSVNNFDATLCGTYQCTDIDTNIKESVNVSYKEFDNNSFSVEETVDALYISTACVFPASYIDLEVSWFVFDNSSLTGLNITAVDEFITVVKATSTCPDVTCNSVSANSFTFGLKFKNHSRIFSSSFVEIKIIHTLFQDKPLVWRSSKTYPMEDCVYNKNILSPAEHSGLSVGSVIGIASGVAGAILLVVIVVVLGTYIKGIRQCRCKENKHTINEHPENDRCEELASGSRRNNAADEEFEGVPTENEIVQEHTRYEDLNNLTRTQNGEYSDLEFHIQYNCEETSSSSDNIKYENLTLASKK, from the exons ATGTTTTTGTATGGTCATGGGATTGTTCC gtaTATAACAAAcgttaaaataacgttttcaATGTTATACATCTTCG ccTGTTCAACAGCATACCTGCATATACCTGGAGACAGTTTTATATTCGAGAGAGATACTCCATTAATCTTAACGTGTATAACCGCCAAAAACAATTCCGACATCGATTTTAGATTCGATAACAACCTGCTTGGTACATGTTACCACCTGTTTGGATGCAACAACCTGGGCAACACATTCACTATTTCTGCAGTAACATCGACTTATCATAGAGAGTATTTCCTTAAGTCTGTGAATAATTTCGATGCAACACTTTGCGGCACATACCAGTGTACAGATATCGACACAAACATTAAGGAATCTGTTAACGTGTCGTATAAAG AGTTTGATAACAATTCATTTTCTGTCGAGGAAACAGTCGATGCACTTTATATCTCAACTGCATGTGTGTTCCCTGCTTCTTATATAGATTTGGAGGTGTCATGGTTCGTATTCGAT aattcaTCGCTTACAGGTCTCAATATAACAGCCGTCGATGAATTTATCACAGTTGTTAAAGCTACATCAACATGTCCAGACGTTACCTGCAATAGTGTTTCAGCAAACAGTTTTacatttggtttaaaatttaaaaatcattcGAGAATTTTCTCTTCTTCTTTTGTGGAGATCAAAATAATTCACACACTCTTTCAAGACAAACCACTCGTCTGGCGATCTTCGAAAACATATCCAATGGAAG ATTGCGTGTACaacaagaacattttaagtCCTGCCGAGCACAGTGGATTGTCTGTTGGATCAGTGATAGGAATTGCAAGTGGAGTCGCGGGGGCCATATTACTAGTCGTTATTGTGGTGGTTTTAGGTACATATATTAAGGGCATTCGACAGTGCAGAT gtaaagaaaataaacacacCATTAATGAGCATCCAGAAAATGATAG gtGTGAAGAACTTGCATCTGGGAGTCGAAGAAACAATGCGGCTGATGAAGAATTTG AAGGGGTTCCCACCGAAAACGAAATTGTGCAAGAACATACACG GTACGAGGACCTAAACAATTTGACTCGCACACAAAATGGCGAATATTCAGACTTAG